From Candoia aspera isolate rCanAsp1 chromosome 8, rCanAsp1.hap2, whole genome shotgun sequence, a single genomic window includes:
- the CXXC4 gene encoding CXXC-type zinc finger protein 4 isoform X2, translating to MNTNVCVETGPNPEAPGLPKENHLPDGALNSLVDYNSEMERYRSFATFYKTNGGAFPQAAKIARITTPIFPSAAAAAAARIGMSPWNCDTATAAAATAMLWGSGAGGGGAGVGGPNPAAAAAGGVARKAAAAAASSVAAPPPPSASSPASSLHAAGRSGGGGSLHHRNESQRLGKPGCAPAEQPSLQMANNNFLSTLAPEHCRPLAGDCMNKLKCGAAEAEIMNLPERVGTFSAIPALGGISLPPGVIVMTALHSPAAASAAVTDSAFQIANLADCPQSHSSASSSSSLGAAGGGGGGAGGGGGGGGGGGAGGGGGGGGGNPAKKKRKRCGVCVPCKRLINCGVCSSCRNRKTGHQICKFRKCEELKKKPGTSLERTPVPSAEAFRWFF from the coding sequence ATGAACACCAACGTGTGCGTGGAGACGGGGCCCAACCCCGAGGCGCCGGGGCTGCCCAAGGAGAACCATCTGCCCGACGGCGCCCTCAACAGCCTTGTGGATTACAACTCGGAGATGGAGCGCTACCGCTCCTTCGCCACCTTCTACAAGACCAACGGCGGGGCCTTCCCGCAGGCGGCCAAGATCGCGCGGATCACCACCCCTATCTTCCctagcgccgccgccgccgccgccgcccgcatCGGCATGTCCCCGTGGAACTGCGACACGGCCACGGCGGCCGCCGCCACCGCCATGCTGTGGGGCAGCGGCGCAGGAGGCGGGGGCGCGGGCGTCGGTGGCCCCAACCCGGCGGCAGCCGCGGCTGGCGGCGTGGCCCGGAaagcggccgccgccgccgcctcgtcCGTAGCAGCGCCTCCGCCGCCGTCTGCTTCTTCGCCCGCCTCCTCTCTGCACGCCGCCGGCAGGAGCGGCGGCGGTGGGAGTTTGCACCATCGGAACGAGTCCCAGCGGCTCGGCAAGCCTGGCTGCGCCCCAGCCGAGCAGCCCTCGTTGCAAATGGCCAATAATAATTTCCTCTCCACCTTAGCCCCGGAACACTGCAGACCTTTGGCTGGGGACTGCATGAACAAGCTCAAATGCGGCGCTGCTGAAGCAGAGATAATGAATCTCCCCGAGCGCGTGGGGACTTTTTCCGCTATCCCGGCTTTAGGGGGCATCTCATTACCTCCCGGGGTCATCGTCATGACAGCCCTGCACTCCCCCGCAGCAGCCTCAGCAGCCGTCACAGACAGCGCGTTTCAAATTGCCAATCTGGCAGACTGCCCGCAGAGCCATTCCTCCGCCTCCTCGTCGTCCTCCCTGGGAGCCgccggaggagggggaggaggagccggaggaggaggaggagggggcggcggcggcggcgcgggaggaggaggaggagggggcggcggcaacccggccaagaagaagaggaaaaggtgTGGGGTCTGCGTGCCCTGCAAGAGGCTCATCAACTGTGGAGTCTGCAGCAGTTGCAGGAACCGCAAAACGGGACACCAGATCTGCAAATTTAGGAAATGtgaagagctaaagaaaaaaccTGGCACTTCGCTAGAG
- the CXXC4 gene encoding CXXC-type zinc finger protein 4 isoform X1, which translates to MNTNVCVETGPNPEAPGLPKENHLPDGALNSLVDYNSEMERYRSFATFYKTNGGAFPQAAKIARITTPIFPSAAAAAAARIGMSPWNCDTATAAAATAMLWGSGAGGGGAGVGGPNPAAAAAGGVARKAAAAAASSVAAPPPPSASSPASSLHAAGRSGGGGSLHHRNESQRLGKPGCAPAEQPSLQMANNNFLSTLAPEHCRPLAGDCMNKLKCGAAEAEIMNLPERVGTFSAIPALGGISLPPGVIVMTALHSPAAASAAVTDSAFQIANLADCPQSHSSASSSSSLGAAGGGGGGAGGGGGGGGGGGAGGGGGGGGGNPAKKKRKRCGVCVPCKRLINCGVCSSCRNRKTGHQICKFRKCEELKKKPGTSLEVRGDDFFLPSLPPSLVNPLPPPLQCFLSSFKMQHPFSEASFRL; encoded by the coding sequence ATGAACACCAACGTGTGCGTGGAGACGGGGCCCAACCCCGAGGCGCCGGGGCTGCCCAAGGAGAACCATCTGCCCGACGGCGCCCTCAACAGCCTTGTGGATTACAACTCGGAGATGGAGCGCTACCGCTCCTTCGCCACCTTCTACAAGACCAACGGCGGGGCCTTCCCGCAGGCGGCCAAGATCGCGCGGATCACCACCCCTATCTTCCctagcgccgccgccgccgccgccgcccgcatCGGCATGTCCCCGTGGAACTGCGACACGGCCACGGCGGCCGCCGCCACCGCCATGCTGTGGGGCAGCGGCGCAGGAGGCGGGGGCGCGGGCGTCGGTGGCCCCAACCCGGCGGCAGCCGCGGCTGGCGGCGTGGCCCGGAaagcggccgccgccgccgcctcgtcCGTAGCAGCGCCTCCGCCGCCGTCTGCTTCTTCGCCCGCCTCCTCTCTGCACGCCGCCGGCAGGAGCGGCGGCGGTGGGAGTTTGCACCATCGGAACGAGTCCCAGCGGCTCGGCAAGCCTGGCTGCGCCCCAGCCGAGCAGCCCTCGTTGCAAATGGCCAATAATAATTTCCTCTCCACCTTAGCCCCGGAACACTGCAGACCTTTGGCTGGGGACTGCATGAACAAGCTCAAATGCGGCGCTGCTGAAGCAGAGATAATGAATCTCCCCGAGCGCGTGGGGACTTTTTCCGCTATCCCGGCTTTAGGGGGCATCTCATTACCTCCCGGGGTCATCGTCATGACAGCCCTGCACTCCCCCGCAGCAGCCTCAGCAGCCGTCACAGACAGCGCGTTTCAAATTGCCAATCTGGCAGACTGCCCGCAGAGCCATTCCTCCGCCTCCTCGTCGTCCTCCCTGGGAGCCgccggaggagggggaggaggagccggaggaggaggaggagggggcggcggcggcggcgcgggaggaggaggaggagggggcggcggcaacccggccaagaagaagaggaaaaggtgTGGGGTCTGCGTGCCCTGCAAGAGGCTCATCAACTGTGGAGTCTGCAGCAGTTGCAGGAACCGCAAAACGGGACACCAGATCTGCAAATTTAGGAAATGtgaagagctaaagaaaaaaccTGGCACTTCGCTAGAGGTCAGAGGAGATGATTTCTTTCTTCCCAGCCTCCCGCCGTCCCTCGTGAACCCCCTTCCCCCACCTCTCCAGTGCTTCTTGTCTAGTTTCAAGATGCAGCATCCCTTTTCCGAAGCCTCCTTCAGGTTGTGA